From Cyclopterus lumpus isolate fCycLum1 chromosome 2, fCycLum1.pri, whole genome shotgun sequence, a single genomic window includes:
- the orc4 gene encoding origin recognition complex subunit 4 isoform X1, which translates to MSKRKMENTRLPVGECISQVQEMLRERLCHQQLPDRPEGVEAQHKHLLELLKRTAVHGESNSVLIVGPRGAGKTMLLKCVLRDLQEEKEAQKNLLQVHLNGLLQTDDRIALKEITRQLHLENAVGDKVFGSFAENLAFLLEALKKGDRSSSRPALFVLDEFDLFAHHKNQTLLYNLLDVSQSAQAPIAVVGLTCRLDVLELLEKRVKSRFSHRQIHLLSNPTFSQYLQRVRTQLSLPDHFPDRKFALDWNASVETLCEDKSVEDALRRHFNSSKDFRSMHMLLMLCLSRVSVAKPGIKPADLVEASRMSFADAKANMLHGLSILELCLIIAMKHLNDVYEGEPFNLQMVHNEFKKFLQRKSNSMYKFDQPVILKAFEHLQQLELIRPVDSSLAKTQREYQLMRLMLDHSQIMEALQKYPQCPTDVKQWAMSAFG; encoded by the exons ATGAGCAAGAGGAAGATGGAAAATACCCGTTTGCCAGTCGGGGAATGCATCTCACAG GTTCAGGAGATGTTAAGGGAGCGGCTTTGTCACCAGCAGCTCCCCGACAGGCCGGAGGGAGTGGAAGCTCAGCACAA GCACCTCCTGGAGCTGCTGAAGCGGACCGCCGTCCACGGGGAGAGTAACTCTGTGCTCATCGTCGGCCCCAGAGGAGCAGGCAAAACAATG CTGCTGAAGTGTGTGCTGCGAGACCtgcaagaggagaaagaagcaCAGAAGAACCTGCTCCAGGTTCACCTCAATG GTCTGCTGCAGACGGACGACAGAATAGCCTTAAAAGAAATAACGCGGCAGCTCCACCTGGAGAACGCCGTCGGGGACAAAGTGTTT GGAAGCTTTGCAGAGAATCTGGCCTTCTTGTTGGAGGCACTGAAGAAAG GCGaccgcagcagcagccgcccGGCGCTGTTCGTTCTGGACGAGTTCGACCTGTTCGCCCACCACAAGAACCAGACGCTGCTCTACAACCTGTTGGACGTCTCCCAGTCGGCCCAGGCTCCCATCGCCGTGGTCGGCCTCACCTGCAGACTG GACgtcctggagctgctggagaagcGCGTGAAGTCGCGGTTCTCCCACCGTCAGATCCACCTGCTGAGCAACCCGACGTTCTCGCAGTACCTGCAGCGGGTCCGGACCCAACTGAGCCTGCCGGACCACTTCCCGGACCGCAAGTTCGCTCTGGACTGGAACGCCAGCGTAGAG actctgtgTGAAGACAAATCGGTGGAGGACGCTCTACGGAGACACTTCAACTCCAGCAAGGACTTCCGCTCAATGCACATGCTGCTG atgtTGTGCCTGAGCCGGGTGTCCGTCGCCAAACCCGGCATCAAACCCGCGGACCTGGTGGAGGCCAGCAGGATGAGTTTCGCCGACGCCAAGGCGAACATGCTCCACG gTCTGTCCATCTTGGAGCTGTGCCTCATCATCGCCATGAAACACCTCAACGACGTCTACGAGGGAGAGCCCTTCAACCTGCAAATGGTTCACAACG AGTTTAAGAAGTTCCTGCAGAGGAAGTCGAACTCCATGTATAAATTTGACCAGCCGGTCATCTTGAAG GCCTTCGAGCACCTGCAGCAGCTAGAGCTCATCCGACCGGTCGACAGCTCTTTGGCCAAAACTCAGAGGGAATACCAGCTGATGAGACTCATGCTGGACCACAGTCAGATCATGGAGGCCCTGCAGAAGTACCCACAATGCCCCACGGACGTCAAGCAGTGGGCCATGTCGGCGTTCGGCTAG
- the orc4 gene encoding origin recognition complex subunit 4 isoform X2 codes for MSKRKMENTRLPVGECISQVQEMLRERLCHQQLPDRPEGVEAQHKHLLELLKRTAVHGESNSVLIVGPRGAGKTMLLKCVLRDLQEEKEAQKNLLQVHLNGLLQTDDRIALKEITRQLHLENAVGDKVFGSFAENLAFLLEALKKGDRSSSRPALFVLDEFDLFAHHKNQTLLYNLLDVSQSAQAPIAVVGLTCRLDVLELLEKRVKSRFSHRQIHLLSNPTFSQYLQRVRTQLSLPDHFPDRKFALDWNASVETLCEDKSVEDALRRHFNSSKDFRSMHMLLMLCLSRVSVAKPGIKPADLVEASRMSFADAKANMLHGLSILELCLIIAMKHLNDVYEGEPFNLQMVHNGLRAPAAARAHPTGRQLFGQNSEGIPADETHAGPQSDHGGPAEVPTMPHGRQAVGHVGVRLAVCKRLDFTWTFVCCVLCPARQ; via the exons ATGAGCAAGAGGAAGATGGAAAATACCCGTTTGCCAGTCGGGGAATGCATCTCACAG GTTCAGGAGATGTTAAGGGAGCGGCTTTGTCACCAGCAGCTCCCCGACAGGCCGGAGGGAGTGGAAGCTCAGCACAA GCACCTCCTGGAGCTGCTGAAGCGGACCGCCGTCCACGGGGAGAGTAACTCTGTGCTCATCGTCGGCCCCAGAGGAGCAGGCAAAACAATG CTGCTGAAGTGTGTGCTGCGAGACCtgcaagaggagaaagaagcaCAGAAGAACCTGCTCCAGGTTCACCTCAATG GTCTGCTGCAGACGGACGACAGAATAGCCTTAAAAGAAATAACGCGGCAGCTCCACCTGGAGAACGCCGTCGGGGACAAAGTGTTT GGAAGCTTTGCAGAGAATCTGGCCTTCTTGTTGGAGGCACTGAAGAAAG GCGaccgcagcagcagccgcccGGCGCTGTTCGTTCTGGACGAGTTCGACCTGTTCGCCCACCACAAGAACCAGACGCTGCTCTACAACCTGTTGGACGTCTCCCAGTCGGCCCAGGCTCCCATCGCCGTGGTCGGCCTCACCTGCAGACTG GACgtcctggagctgctggagaagcGCGTGAAGTCGCGGTTCTCCCACCGTCAGATCCACCTGCTGAGCAACCCGACGTTCTCGCAGTACCTGCAGCGGGTCCGGACCCAACTGAGCCTGCCGGACCACTTCCCGGACCGCAAGTTCGCTCTGGACTGGAACGCCAGCGTAGAG actctgtgTGAAGACAAATCGGTGGAGGACGCTCTACGGAGACACTTCAACTCCAGCAAGGACTTCCGCTCAATGCACATGCTGCTG atgtTGTGCCTGAGCCGGGTGTCCGTCGCCAAACCCGGCATCAAACCCGCGGACCTGGTGGAGGCCAGCAGGATGAGTTTCGCCGACGCCAAGGCGAACATGCTCCACG gTCTGTCCATCTTGGAGCTGTGCCTCATCATCGCCATGAAACACCTCAACGACGTCTACGAGGGAGAGCCCTTCAACCTGCAAATGGTTCACAACG GCCTTCGAGCACCTGCAGCAGCTAGAGCTCATCCGACCGGTCGACAGCTCTTTGGCCAAAACTCAGAGGGAATACCAGCTGATGAGACTCATGCTGGACCACAGTCAGATCATGGAGGCCCTGCAGAAGTACCCACAATGCCCCACGGACGTCAAGCAGTGGGCCATGTCGGCGTTCGGCTAGCAGTCTGCAAACGTTTGGACTTCACGTGGACCtttgtttgctgtgttttgtGTCCAGCACGGCAGTGA